The Gadus macrocephalus chromosome 21, ASM3116895v1 genome has a segment encoding these proteins:
- the LOC132449390 gene encoding cytochrome c oxidase subunit 7A2, mitochondrial has product MFRHILAFQHVSRRTVASTARRQLDNKVPQNQKKFQEDNGVPVHLKGGTADALLYRTTMVLTVMGAGYVVYELVKAAFPKKN; this is encoded by the exons ATGTTCAGACATATACTC GCCTTCCAGCACGTGTCCCGGCGGACGGTGGCCAGCACTGCGCGCCGCCAGCTCGACAACAAGGTCCCACAGAACCAGAAGAAGTTCCAG gagGACAATGGCGTCCCCGTCCACCTGAAGGGAGGAACCGCCGATGCCCTCTTGTACAGGACCACCATGGTGCTGACTGTCATGG GCGCGGGCTACGTGGTGTACGAGCTGGTGAAGGCCGCATTCCCAAAGAAGAATTAG